The following coding sequences lie in one Manis javanica isolate MJ-LG chromosome X, MJ_LKY, whole genome shotgun sequence genomic window:
- the CLDN2 gene encoding claudin-2, whose protein sequence is MASLGLQLVGYILGLLGLLGTLVAMLLPSWRTSSYVGTSIVTAVGFSKGLWMECATHSTGITQCDIYSTLLGLPADIQAAQAMMVTSSAISSLACIISVVGMRCTVFCQDSRAKDRLAVVGGVFFILGGLLGFIPVAWNLHGILRDFYSPLVPDSMKFEIGEALYLGIISSLFSLVAGIILCFSCPPQGNRSNYYDAYQAQPLATRSSPRPGQPPKVKSEFNSYSLTGYV, encoded by the coding sequence ATGGCCTCTCTTGGCCTCCAGCTTGTAGGCTACATCCTGGGCCTTCTGGGGCTATTGGGCACCCTGGTTGCCATGCTGCTTCCCAGCTggcgaacaagttcttatgtCGGTACCAGCATTGTGACAGCTGTCGGCTTCTCCAAAGGCCTCTGGATGGAGTGTGCCACGCACAGCACAGGCATTACCCAGTGTGACATCTACAGCACCCTTCTAGGCCTGCCTGCTGACATCCAGGCTGCCCAGGCCATGATGGTGACATCTAGTGCCATCTCCTCGTTGGCCTGCATTATCTCTGTGGTGGGCATGAGATGCACAGTCTTCTGCCAGGATTCCCGAGCCAAAGACAGATTGGCAGTAGTGGGCGGAGTGTTCTTCATCCTTGGGGGCCTCCTGGGCTTCATCCCTGTTGCCTGGAATCTTCATGGGATCCTGCGGGACTTCTACTCCCCACTGGTGCCTGACAGCATGAAATTTGAGATTGGAGAGGCTCTTTACTTGGGCATTATTTCCTCCCTGTTCTCCCTTGTGGCTGGAATCATCCTCTGCTTTtcctgcccaccccagggaaatcgCTCCAACTACTACGATGCCTACCAGGCCCAGCCTCTTGCTACCAGGAGCTCTCCAAGGCCTGGCCAACCACCCAAAGTGAAGAGTGAGTTTAACTCCTATAGCCTGACAGGGTATGTGTGA